The Sporomusa termitida genome has a window encoding:
- a CDS encoding DDE-type integrase/transposase/recombinase, producing the protein MKSVIRRKKPNYVKSTPEITAENILNRQFTAEKLNEKWLTDVTEFKYGDSEKMYLSAILDLKDKSIVSYAIGHSNNNKLVFDTFDEAAIKYPNAKPLFHSDRGFQYTNRIFKAKLDAQGMIQCPVPPLMDSRNA; encoded by the coding sequence ATGAAATCGGTTATTCGCCGGAAGAAACCCAACTATGTCAAATCCACACCGGAGATCACGGCGGAAAATATCCTCAACCGTCAGTTCACTGCTGAAAAGCTCAACGAAAAGTGGCTTACGGATGTTACAGAGTTTAAATATGGGGACAGTGAAAAGATGTACCTCAGCGCGATTCTCGACCTGAAAGATAAAAGTATTGTTTCCTATGCTATTGGCCACAGCAATAACAACAAGTTAGTGTTTGACACGTTCGATGAAGCCGCCATAAAATACCCAAACGCAAAACCTCTGTTTCATAGTGACCGGGGATTCCAGTATACGAACAGAATATTCAAGGCAAAACTTGACGCTCAGGGTATGATACAGTGCCCCGTCCCCCCTTTGATGGACAGTAGAAACGCGTAG
- a CDS encoding helix-turn-helix domain-containing protein, whose amino-acid sequence MVKSRKTTIEERIEIVSYCIANNKDYGKAIERYSVSYQQIYGWVRKYENDGPEGLVDRRGKCKEEASMSEVEKLRAQLKLKEAENLRLQMENDLLKKMEALERGRGVD is encoded by the coding sequence ATGGTAAAAAGCCGCAAGACGACAATAGAGGAACGCATTGAGATTGTCAGCTATTGCATAGCCAACAATAAGGACTACGGGAAGGCCATTGAACGCTACAGTGTGTCCTATCAGCAAATTTATGGATGGGTCAGGAAATACGAAAACGATGGTCCTGAGGGCCTCGTTGATCGCCGTGGCAAATGCAAAGAGGAAGCTTCTATGAGCGAGGTTGAAAAACTGCGTGCGCAGTTAAAGCTCAAAGAAGCTGAAAATCTGAGGCTTCAGATGGAGAACGACTTGTTAAAAAAAATGGAGGCACTCGAAAGGGGGCGAGGCGTGGACTAA
- a CDS encoding transposase encodes MCILYQESNGIFGYRRMQLNLERRFHLHCNKKRVYRVIKSTGDEIGYSPEETQLCQIHTGDHGGKYPQPSVHC; translated from the coding sequence ATGTGCATACTCTACCAAGAGTCCAATGGGATATTCGGATACCGTCGGATGCAGCTCAACTTAGAGCGTCGGTTTCACCTGCACTGCAACAAAAAGCGCGTTTATAGAGTCATCAAAAGCACTGGGGATGAAATCGGTTATTCGCCGGAAGAAACCCAACTATGTCAAATCCACACCGGAGATCACGGCGGAAAATATCCTCAACCGTCAGTTCACTGCTGA
- a CDS encoding Vat family streptogramin A O-acetyltransferase yields MLVAPDKTKLYPNENIRTVCYIKNLPRKLNVEIGDYTYYSDNKNSPENFYERIQHHYEFLEDKLIIGKFCAIAEGVTFIMNGANHRMDGVTTYPFNIFGGGWEKVAPAVEQLPFKGDTVIGNDVWIGQNVTIMPGVKVGDGAIIAANTTITKNVEPYAIVGGNPAGLIKKRFSDEMIELLLKLQWWNWDEQEIFDKLEILVSTNDIVTIRKLLENEK; encoded by the coding sequence ATGTTAGTAGCACCAGACAAAACCAAGCTGTATCCAAACGAGAATATAAGAACGGTTTGTTATATAAAAAACCTGCCACGTAAGCTAAATGTGGAGATCGGCGATTACACATATTACAGCGACAACAAGAATTCTCCCGAGAATTTTTATGAGCGCATCCAGCATCATTATGAGTTTTTGGAGGATAAATTAATCATTGGGAAATTCTGCGCTATTGCTGAAGGCGTAACATTTATTATGAACGGAGCGAACCATCGTATGGATGGCGTGACGACATATCCATTCAATATCTTTGGTGGAGGCTGGGAGAAGGTTGCACCTGCAGTGGAGCAGCTGCCGTTTAAAGGAGATACGGTAATCGGCAATGATGTGTGGATTGGGCAGAATGTTACGATTATGCCGGGAGTTAAGGTTGGTGACGGTGCAATTATCGCCGCCAATACGACCATAACAAAAAATGTAGAGCCTTATGCGATTGTCGGCGGCAACCCGGCTGGATTGATTAAAAAGAGGTTTAGCGATGAAATGATTGAATTGCTGTTGAAGCTTCAATGGTGGAATTGGGATGAGCAAGAAATATTTGATAAGCTTGAGATATTAGTTTCTACCAATGATATTGTTACCATTAGAAAGTTGTTGGAGAATGAAAAGTGA
- the istA gene encoding IS21 family transposase → MLRSGLILMIRQKALAGQSPYTIGKELGISKNTAKKYAAGDTGQHRLKGRTRPSKLDPFKSIIDEMVQNGIFNCVVIYEHLQNLGYTGGITILKDYVKDMRPARNSPAVRRYETPPGKQAQMDWGITHYLDEHGIVHKTPVFVMIMGSSRSKYVEFTKRCDFYSLLRCMVNAFEYFGGVPQVVLTDRMKTVIDGSEAGKPLWNKRFEDFAADMGFLPKVCRPRRPQTKGKVERLVDYVKNNFLPGRQFLDVDDLNLQALEWCRKVDSKPHGTTGEIPLHALQKEPLLPLPDKAVRDNYRWELRKVTRDGFVSFDGAKYGVPWQYSGREVRVRISGDKFEAYDGEVRIAHHKVVYTSGRIVWLKGQYEGLAERNGMAAPFSYAKQTDNPTVEIRPLSLYDRVAGVI, encoded by the coding sequence ATGTTAAGGAGTGGGCTAATACTTATGATACGGCAAAAAGCTTTGGCGGGTCAATCCCCGTATACAATTGGCAAAGAATTAGGTATATCGAAAAATACGGCAAAGAAATATGCTGCCGGTGATACAGGACAGCACCGGCTGAAAGGTCGGACAAGGCCTTCTAAACTCGATCCATTTAAGTCCATAATCGACGAAATGGTACAAAACGGCATATTCAACTGTGTAGTAATCTATGAACACCTACAAAACCTTGGTTATACAGGCGGCATTACCATCCTTAAGGACTATGTGAAGGACATGCGTCCAGCAAGGAATTCACCGGCGGTAAGGCGATATGAAACCCCTCCCGGTAAACAGGCTCAGATGGACTGGGGCATCACTCACTACCTGGATGAGCATGGCATCGTTCATAAAACGCCGGTATTCGTGATGATCATGGGTAGCTCAAGAAGTAAGTATGTGGAGTTCACGAAACGCTGCGATTTCTACAGCCTGCTTCGCTGCATGGTAAACGCCTTCGAATATTTCGGCGGTGTTCCCCAGGTTGTTCTCACTGACAGGATGAAGACAGTCATTGATGGCAGCGAGGCCGGCAAGCCGCTCTGGAATAAGCGCTTTGAGGATTTTGCCGCCGATATGGGCTTCCTACCAAAAGTTTGTCGGCCGAGAAGGCCTCAGACTAAAGGTAAGGTAGAACGGCTTGTGGACTATGTAAAAAACAACTTCCTTCCAGGCAGACAGTTTCTGGATGTTGACGACCTGAATCTTCAGGCACTGGAGTGGTGCCGTAAAGTGGATAGCAAACCACATGGTACTACGGGCGAAATACCACTTCATGCTTTACAGAAGGAGCCGCTCCTGCCTCTACCGGATAAAGCGGTTCGCGATAACTATCGCTGGGAACTGCGAAAAGTGACGCGCGATGGTTTTGTCAGCTTTGATGGAGCTAAATACGGCGTACCTTGGCAGTATAGCGGACGTGAAGTCAGAGTGCGAATTTCCGGTGACAAATTTGAGGCTTATGACGGCGAAGTGAGAATCGCCCATCATAAAGTGGTATATACATCGGGCAGAATCGTCTGGCTCAAAGGCCAGTATGAAGGATTGGCAGAAAGAAATGGGATGGCAGCCCCGTTTTCGTATGCGAAGCAGACGGACAACCCGACGGTTGAAATCAGGCCGCTCAGCTTGTATGACAGGGTTGCCGGGGTGATCTGA
- a CDS encoding MFS transporter: protein MILVWVNFFSALWVNYIPAVTKRIVVMSWVTTGFITAGIIGQIFSSAVNDYWGWRGIFALLAFAYLILALLNNFLLAHSSPSEAKQENLFPAVKKFMSHPDLPKAYFAAFTLLLSFVALYSSLDRYLFSKFQLNSQEAFYIRTMGIAGIAGSLFVPKLAQKLSFQQLAALGIALMLSGLLLCVWSGSVAGVQMALIIFIAGLLITIPSIITLIGQLAGKMRNMAVTWYTFILFVGASVGPLIASAGDFSLVIGILAFMLSIAFFSVLRIASGKGGGSG from the coding sequence ATGATTTTGGTGTGGGTCAATTTCTTTTCGGCTCTATGGGTCAATTATATCCCGGCGGTGACAAAAAGGATTGTCGTCATGTCCTGGGTCACAACAGGCTTTATCACGGCCGGCATTATCGGCCAGATTTTTTCTTCAGCCGTGAATGATTATTGGGGCTGGCGGGGGATTTTCGCACTGCTGGCGTTCGCTTATTTGATATTGGCGCTGCTGAATAATTTTTTGTTGGCGCATTCGTCGCCAAGTGAGGCCAAGCAAGAAAACCTCTTTCCCGCAGTCAAAAAATTCATGAGCCATCCTGATTTGCCCAAAGCCTATTTCGCGGCATTTACGCTATTGTTGTCATTTGTTGCATTGTATTCGTCACTGGACAGGTACTTGTTCTCGAAATTCCAGCTGAATTCCCAGGAGGCTTTTTATATTCGCACCATGGGCATTGCGGGAATTGCCGGCTCCTTATTCGTGCCTAAACTGGCACAAAAACTCTCCTTTCAGCAACTGGCGGCATTGGGAATCGCGTTGATGCTGAGTGGTTTGCTTTTATGCGTCTGGTCGGGCTCAGTGGCAGGGGTGCAAATGGCTCTGATTATCTTTATTGCAGGGTTGCTGATCACGATTCCCAGCATCATTACCCTGATCGGGCAATTAGCCGGCAAGATGCGGAACATGGCTGTCACCTGGTATACTTTTATCTTATTTGTCGGTGCAAGCGTCGGGCCCCTTATCGCCAGTGCAGGTGATTTTTCGCTTGTTATTGGTATCTTAGCTTTCATGTTAAGCATAGCCTTTTTTTCGGTCCTGCGAATTGCGTCCGGTAAAGGGGGGGGGAGCGGTTAA
- a CDS encoding Y-family DNA polymerase, translating to MGLVDFSRFPRRSVLCVDVKSFFASVEAVRRGLDPLEAYIAVVSDVRRAGAVVLASSPRVKSEYNIKTGNRLFEIPKRSPIMVVEPNMALYIHVNQAIQNIFRRFVADEDLHVYSIDESILDVTASHNLFGPSEAMAEAILKMVKDELGLIVAVGIGDNPLLAKLALDNEAKKRPPWIAKWTYEMVPETVWKIQPLTAFWGISRGYDEKLKRMGIYTIEGLAHANPVRLQKTLGVMGLQLYYHAWGLDASIISQKERPKSKSYSKNQILMRDYDVKAEILMIIKEMVSDVCARLRKHQEKCREVHLGIGYSDRELHLGFTARIKLVRPKNSTDIISEAARQEFIKRWQGEPVRSVNITAGTIVSQGLQQLELFFEGEEKTRAIDRVVDDLRKRFGKKAIFYAGSMAGGTFLERADYVGGHKGKSE from the coding sequence ATGGGTCTCGTTGATTTTTCTCGTTTTCCCCGCAGGAGCGTATTGTGCGTCGACGTAAAATCATTCTTTGCGTCCGTAGAGGCGGTTCGGCGGGGGCTTGATCCACTAGAAGCCTATATTGCTGTAGTGTCGGATGTAAGGAGAGCCGGTGCGGTCGTACTGGCCAGCAGCCCGAGGGTTAAATCGGAATATAATATCAAGACCGGAAACCGGCTCTTTGAAATACCCAAACGTTCGCCGATTATGGTAGTAGAACCCAATATGGCGTTATATATCCATGTGAACCAGGCCATACAAAATATATTCCGCCGCTTCGTAGCAGATGAAGATCTACACGTTTATAGCATTGATGAGTCCATATTGGATGTTACTGCATCGCACAATTTGTTTGGACCCTCAGAGGCGATGGCGGAAGCCATCTTAAAGATGGTGAAGGATGAGCTGGGGCTTATTGTGGCGGTAGGCATTGGCGATAATCCGCTGTTGGCAAAACTGGCACTGGATAATGAAGCGAAAAAGCGTCCGCCGTGGATTGCCAAATGGACGTATGAGATGGTGCCGGAAACGGTATGGAAAATACAGCCGCTGACTGCGTTTTGGGGCATATCCAGAGGCTACGATGAGAAACTCAAGCGAATGGGTATTTATACGATTGAGGGGCTGGCTCACGCCAATCCAGTGCGGTTGCAGAAAACGCTAGGCGTAATGGGGTTGCAGTTATATTACCACGCCTGGGGCTTGGATGCCAGCATCATTAGCCAGAAGGAACGGCCGAAAAGTAAATCCTATAGTAAAAACCAGATATTGATGCGGGATTACGATGTAAAAGCAGAAATTCTAATGATCATCAAGGAAATGGTGAGCGATGTATGCGCTAGGCTGCGTAAGCACCAGGAAAAATGCCGCGAGGTACATCTGGGAATAGGGTACTCGGATAGAGAATTACACTTGGGCTTTACTGCACGGATTAAGCTGGTTCGCCCGAAGAACTCAACGGATATCATTAGTGAAGCGGCCCGCCAGGAGTTTATTAAGCGGTGGCAGGGTGAGCCGGTACGGTCAGTAAATATTACTGCTGGGACAATCGTATCACAAGGACTTCAGCAGTTGGAACTATTTTTTGAAGGAGAAGAAAAGACACGTGCGATAGATAGAGTAGTAGATGATCTCCGGAAGCGATTTGGCAAAAAAGCGATCTTTTATGCTGGGTCGATGGCGGGTGGAACCTTCCTTGAACGGGCGGATTATGTAGGCGGACATAAAGGAAAAAGCGAATGA
- a CDS encoding MFS transporter translates to MIALCLTLSGLLVLCSLYILIPLLNVLSQDLQSPHHLTAYTNTGFSLFYAIGFLCAGKLIPQYGPKRILVYGMFGLAITTWITGLATSIQMLILFRAVQGFIAAAFAPAALTYISDHYPPEKMSTPD, encoded by the coding sequence ATGATCGCTTTATGTTTAACCTTGAGTGGCCTGCTTGTGCTTTGTAGCTTGTACATACTCATCCCGTTGCTGAATGTACTTTCACAGGACCTGCAATCGCCCCACCATCTAACGGCCTATACAAATACGGGATTTTCTTTATTTTATGCAATTGGTTTTTTATGCGCGGGAAAACTGATTCCTCAATATGGCCCCAAACGGATTTTGGTTTATGGCATGTTTGGGCTGGCCATTACGACCTGGATCACAGGTCTGGCAACCTCGATACAGATGCTGATTTTGTTTCGGGCTGTGCAAGGCTTTATTGCAGCCGCGTTTGCACCAGCGGCATTAACGTATATATCCGATCATTATCCTCCGGAGAAAATGTCAACGCCGGATTAA
- a CDS encoding MBL fold metallo-hydrolase — MKGRLRKMLLAPFIILVIIALGIGLYLQHPKFGALPEGPRLERIRSSPHYADGQFQNLVPIPPRVEGTSSLSLWLAYLFIPKERLAPAEPIPAVKTDLMALDRDKDIVIWLGHSSYYMQLGGKRILIDPVFSAYAAPVPFVNRAFNGTNPYTAEAMPEIDYLLITHDHWDHLDYPTLSALKPKVKQVICGLGVGAYFEQWGFAADLIHEADWFTAVALEDDFTVHVLPARHFSGRMLTRNKTLWASLALVTPERRIFFSGDSGYGPHFKQIGESLNGFDLVVLDNGQYDKNWPHVHMTPEEAVQAAEDLKAKALMPAHVGKFAIANHPWDEPFQRITAASQNKNYRLLTPMIGEPLELANQQPVFSPWWEGMN, encoded by the coding sequence ATGAAAGGGCGGTTACGAAAAATGCTGTTAGCTCCCTTCATAATCCTTGTTATCATAGCTCTGGGTATAGGTCTATATCTACAGCATCCTAAATTTGGAGCCTTGCCGGAAGGTCCACGCCTTGAACGCATCAGGAGTTCACCGCATTACGCTGACGGGCAATTTCAGAATTTAGTTCCCATTCCCCCGCGTGTTGAGGGAACCAGTTCCCTTTCGTTATGGTTGGCGTATCTTTTTATTCCCAAAGAACGGCTGGCACCGGCAGAGCCTATTCCTGCCGTAAAGACAGACCTGATGGCCTTGGACAGAGATAAGGATATCGTGATTTGGCTGGGACATTCTTCGTACTATATGCAGCTCGGTGGAAAACGGATTCTGATTGATCCGGTATTTAGCGCTTATGCAGCCCCTGTCCCTTTTGTCAACCGGGCCTTTAATGGGACCAATCCGTACACGGCGGAAGCTATGCCGGAAATCGATTATTTGCTGATTACCCACGATCATTGGGACCATCTGGATTATCCCACGCTTAGTGCCCTGAAGCCCAAAGTCAAACAGGTGATCTGCGGTTTAGGCGTAGGCGCGTATTTCGAGCAATGGGGCTTTGCGGCGGACCTCATCCATGAAGCTGACTGGTTTACCGCAGTGGCGCTGGAAGATGATTTCACTGTGCATGTGCTGCCGGCCCGTCATTTTTCCGGGCGTATGCTGACCAGAAATAAGACGCTGTGGGCAAGCTTGGCCCTGGTAACCCCTGAACGCCGGATATTTTTCAGCGGTGACAGTGGCTATGGGCCGCATTTTAAGCAAATTGGCGAAAGCTTAAACGGCTTCGATCTTGTTGTTTTGGATAACGGTCAGTACGACAAAAATTGGCCCCATGTACACATGACACCGGAAGAAGCGGTACAGGCTGCCGAAGACCTGAAGGCCAAAGCCTTGATGCCGGCGCATGTAGGAAAATTCGCCATTGCCAACCATCCCTGGGACGAACCGTTTCAGCGAATCACCGCTGCCAGTCAGAATAAGAACTATAGGCTGCTTACGCCAATGATCGGAGAGCCGCTAGAGCTTGCAAATCAGCAACCAGTCTTTTCTCCCTGGTGGGAAGGAATGAATTGA
- a CDS encoding macrolide 2'-phosphotransferase, whose amino-acid sequence MEKNKEQVMDIMEKYNIKLNNDTLVFNESGLDFQVVFVTDQLGNEWVLRFPRRQDVIPKTKMEKNILDIVNQYISLFQSPIWSIYTEELIAYKKLNGVPAGTIDPEQQAYVWEIDINNVPAIFHQTLGKALVALHRIPKERATEAGMVVHTPAEARQSMKRRMNAVKEKYGVGEALWHRWQTWLNDHESWPSETGFIHGEVHAGHILIDKDAKVTGLIDWTEAKVTDMSNDFVAHYMTFGEEGLDSLIEAYKQSGGYFWPKMKEHIIELTAAYPVAIAEFATISGLDEYEQMARNVLEVNGELI is encoded by the coding sequence ATGGAAAAAAACAAAGAGCAAGTAATGGATATTATGGAGAAATATAATATAAAACTAAACAATGATACGCTGGTATTTAACGAATCAGGTCTCGATTTTCAGGTTGTGTTTGTCACTGATCAGCTCGGAAATGAGTGGGTATTACGATTTCCCAGACGACAGGATGTCATTCCTAAAACAAAGATGGAGAAGAATATATTAGACATTGTAAACCAATATATCAGCCTTTTTCAGTCGCCAATCTGGTCGATTTATACAGAAGAACTAATTGCCTACAAGAAGTTAAATGGTGTTCCGGCTGGCACGATAGATCCTGAGCAACAGGCATATGTATGGGAAATCGATATCAATAATGTTCCAGCGATTTTCCACCAGACACTGGGAAAAGCACTGGTCGCTTTACACCGTATTCCAAAGGAAAGAGCCACTGAAGCGGGAATGGTTGTCCATACACCGGCAGAAGCCCGTCAATCGATGAAAAGGCGTATGAATGCCGTGAAAGAAAAGTATGGAGTGGGTGAAGCCTTGTGGCATCGATGGCAGACCTGGCTGAATGATCATGAGAGTTGGCCCAGTGAAACAGGGTTTATTCATGGAGAGGTACATGCCGGTCATATTCTGATTGATAAAGATGCAAAGGTAACGGGATTGATAGATTGGACTGAAGCAAAAGTAACCGATATGTCAAATGACTTTGTTGCTCATTACATGACATTTGGCGAAGAGGGACTTGATTCGCTGATTGAGGCATACAAGCAATCAGGTGGATATTTTTGGCCCAAAATGAAAGAACATATCATTGAGCTAACTGCTGCTTACCCAGTTGCGATCGCCGAGTTTGCTACAATATCGGGACTCGATGAATATGAGCAAATGGCAAGAAACGTACTAGAGGTAAATGGAGAACTCATATGA
- a CDS encoding Msr family ABC-F type ribosomal protection protein, whose amino-acid sequence MELLIKAKDICVEYKGRDVLDIDDLELYAYDRIGLVGGNGAGKSTLLKVLLGEITPPGSKISRLGQFTYIRQLEEVVLQEINDHALMGRLGVDRLKVESMSGGEETRLKIAQALSGQVHGIFADEPTCHLDREGTGFLIGQLKYFSGALLIISHDRYFLDEVVDKIWELKDGKITEYWGGYSDYLRQKEEERQQQAAQYEKFIAERSRLEQAVEEKRKQARKVDQKGAAKKNSSESGGRLAHQKTTGSKQKALYNAAKNMEHRIATLGDMQAPKTLHTIRFRQSKALALHNPYPITGTEISKRFGERVLFDKASFQIPLGAKVALSGGNGAGKTTLFQMILRREPGISVPPKAEIGYFAQNGYKYNRNQSVMDFVQEECDYQVSEIRSVLASMGFAQSDICKELSVLSGGELIKLQLAKLLLDRYNILLMDEPSNFLDLHSVEALEALMKNYAGTIFFISHDKRLVEKVADRVYEIREGKIVEDY is encoded by the coding sequence ATGGAACTATTGATTAAAGCAAAAGACATCTGTGTGGAATATAAAGGACGGGATGTTTTAGATATTGATGACCTGGAACTGTATGCGTATGATCGTATCGGACTGGTAGGCGGCAACGGCGCTGGAAAAAGCACCCTGCTAAAAGTACTTTTAGGGGAAATAACACCACCCGGCTCTAAAATAAGCCGTTTGGGGCAATTCACCTACATCCGGCAACTGGAAGAAGTAGTTTTACAGGAGATAAACGATCACGCTCTAATGGGCAGGCTGGGAGTGGACCGGCTGAAAGTAGAAAGTATGAGCGGCGGTGAGGAAACACGATTGAAAATCGCCCAGGCTCTTTCTGGACAGGTACATGGAATTTTTGCCGATGAGCCAACATGTCATTTGGACCGGGAGGGCACTGGCTTCCTGATTGGTCAGCTTAAATATTTCTCCGGTGCATTGCTGATCATCAGCCATGACCGCTACTTTCTGGATGAGGTAGTGGATAAAATATGGGAATTAAAAGATGGGAAGATTACCGAATATTGGGGTGGCTATTCCGACTACCTGCGCCAGAAAGAAGAAGAACGTCAGCAGCAAGCTGCCCAATATGAAAAGTTTATTGCCGAGCGGAGCCGGTTGGAACAGGCTGTCGAGGAAAAACGAAAGCAAGCCCGCAAGGTTGATCAAAAAGGCGCTGCTAAGAAAAATAGTTCCGAAAGTGGCGGCCGCCTTGCTCATCAAAAAACAACGGGCAGTAAACAAAAAGCTCTCTATAACGCAGCCAAAAACATGGAGCATCGCATTGCTACCCTGGGTGATATGCAGGCACCGAAGACACTTCACACCATTCGTTTCCGGCAAAGTAAAGCCTTGGCGCTTCATAACCCCTATCCGATTACTGGAACTGAAATCAGCAAGCGATTTGGCGAGCGAGTGTTGTTCGATAAAGCCTCTTTTCAAATCCCGCTTGGGGCAAAGGTGGCGTTGAGCGGAGGAAATGGCGCAGGCAAGACAACTCTTTTCCAGATGATTTTGAGGCGGGAGCCCGGCATCTCTGTTCCGCCAAAAGCAGAAATCGGTTACTTTGCTCAAAACGGCTATAAGTACAATCGCAACCAAAGCGTTATGGATTTTGTGCAGGAAGAGTGCGACTATCAGGTTTCAGAAATCCGTTCCGTACTGGCGTCAATGGGTTTTGCCCAAAGCGACATCTGTAAGGAACTGTCGGTACTCAGTGGCGGTGAATTGATTAAACTTCAGTTAGCCAAACTACTGCTTGACCGGTATAATATCCTGCTCATGGATGAGCCGAGCAACTTCCTTGACCTACACAGTGTGGAAGCATTGGAAGCACTGATGAAAAATTACGCTGGTACGATTTTCTTTATTTCGCATGATAAACGGCTGGTGGAGAAGGTAGCGGACAGAGTTTATGAAATTAGAGAAGGCAAAATAGTAGAGGACTATTGA
- the istB gene encoding IS21-like element helper ATPase IstB — protein sequence MIELEHTRDLLKELGLSTASELLDARLEAAAHSELTYLSFLGGLLEVENAERKRRSEETRMKLSRLPHRKTLDDFDFNFQPGIDSRQMKELATLAFAARRENVVFLGPPGVGKTHLAVGLAVEALRAGLTVYFVSLAQLIADLKKAMLTGKLDRRWRVYTRPAILIIDEVGYAQLDREAAELMFQLICSRYEKGSIILTSNKFFSDWGELMSDTVIATALLDRLLHHAHVINIRGDTYRLRDRLKTGVKTVPPADIHAADKPAIS from the coding sequence ATGATAGAACTGGAACACACCCGTGACCTTTTAAAAGAACTGGGACTTAGCACGGCATCTGAGCTGCTGGATGCACGGCTTGAGGCTGCGGCTCACAGTGAACTAACTTATTTATCATTCCTCGGAGGGCTTCTCGAAGTAGAGAACGCCGAGCGTAAACGGCGCAGCGAAGAAACAAGGATGAAATTATCTCGTCTTCCGCACCGTAAAACACTGGATGATTTCGATTTCAACTTTCAGCCAGGCATAGATAGCAGACAAATGAAAGAACTGGCAACACTAGCCTTTGCGGCACGGCGAGAAAATGTAGTGTTTCTCGGTCCGCCTGGTGTGGGTAAGACCCATCTTGCCGTTGGCCTGGCGGTTGAGGCGCTCAGAGCAGGCCTCACAGTATATTTCGTCAGCTTGGCTCAGCTCATTGCTGATTTGAAAAAAGCCATGCTGACCGGTAAACTGGACCGGCGATGGAGGGTCTACACAAGGCCAGCCATACTGATCATTGATGAGGTTGGGTATGCGCAGCTCGACCGCGAGGCAGCGGAGTTAATGTTCCAGCTAATCTGCTCACGCTACGAGAAGGGCAGCATAATACTTACTAGCAACAAGTTCTTTAGCGACTGGGGCGAATTAATGAGCGACACCGTAATTGCAACGGCCTTGCTGGACCGGTTACTGCATCATGCCCATGTCATCAACATTCGCGGAGACACTTATAGACTCAGGGATAGATTGAAGACCGGCGTAAAAACGGTGCCACCGGCTGACATCCATGCAGCGGACAAACCGGCGATATCTTGA
- a CDS encoding MerR family transcriptional regulator, with the protein MSDYKIGELAKLTNLTTRTIRYYEELGLLGTRDGRCQGQTRYFDNNDIERLKKIHQLKGLGLSLEEIAQVIDLYFTDGRILEGKRKVIEILSTHVSSTEKKIIELTAFKKESEENIARIKAIMKEY; encoded by the coding sequence ATGAGCGACTATAAGATTGGTGAGCTTGCCAAATTGACAAATTTGACAACGAGAACGATTCGCTATTATGAGGAGCTAGGCCTGTTGGGCACCAGGGATGGCCGATGCCAGGGACAAACTCGCTATTTTGACAACAATGATATTGAACGTCTCAAAAAAATACATCAATTAAAAGGGTTGGGACTTTCCCTGGAAGAAATCGCTCAAGTCATCGATCTTTATTTTACTGATGGAAGAATTTTAGAGGGAAAACGCAAAGTGATTGAAATATTAAGCACCCATGTCTCCTCAACTGAAAAAAAAATAATAGAACTGACTGCCTTCAAAAAAGAAAGCGAAGAAAATATAGCCCGAATTAAAGCCATCATGAAGGAATATTGA